In the genome of Balneola sp., one region contains:
- a CDS encoding helix-hairpin-helix domain-containing protein codes for MRVPSKILLGCFFFFLLTSVQAQDSSQVEVEKQLEEAFEELDTEETGLTGEQLTQFLEDLASNPININSAGVNELLQIPGFNLILARAVIDFRRNNPFERVSDIQRVSGIGAATFQRMRPYITVGGVSDRFANLYTNPGYWLSGNQFEYISRYQQNIQDQEGFLREDSLGGYTGNAVKYYQRLRMRSDHLSLNLTQEKDAGETLSGPTDFDFNSWHIELRENGNLKNLVVGDYSLSFGQGLVLWTGGAFGKGREVTGTVNKNERGLRAYGSAQETDFFRGIAATYGNRLQVTGFYSSRPRTASVINGDTTNFPSSSGFHRTLSEIERRNNIDQETFGGRVTFDSPLGYLGVTGYQTTFNSYIEAGSSLSDLFDFEGKSNSVFGVDYRGLVGNSFLFAEAARSENGGLGLVSGLEAPIGLNTDIAILYRNYQKDFQSFLGDGFGESSGDPNNENGIYLGIAHGLSNRFTISGYIDQYSFNAPRSGNTQPTQGYDVLGLIEGSLSRNLNVYVLIRNEVKDDEFLMTDQEGREVITLGNEKRASIRIQTEYQINRQVRLRTRGEFVRFQGAGEDWESGILIYQDLRILPSRKLQIDARITLFDTDSFDTRLYQFENDLLYVLSNTALSDRGQRMYMVLKYEATEWIDIWAKYSITIIEDAQTLSSGLGEIQGNKRSFIGLQARIQIR; via the coding sequence ATGCGAGTCCCCAGTAAAATATTGCTAGGCTGTTTCTTTTTTTTTCTTTTGACAAGTGTTCAAGCTCAGGATAGCTCCCAGGTAGAGGTCGAAAAACAGCTTGAAGAAGCATTTGAAGAGCTGGATACAGAGGAAACCGGACTGACCGGGGAGCAACTTACTCAGTTTTTAGAAGATTTAGCTTCTAATCCTATCAATATAAACTCAGCAGGAGTGAATGAACTGCTTCAAATTCCTGGGTTTAACTTGATCCTCGCTCGGGCAGTAATTGATTTCCGGAGAAATAATCCTTTTGAACGTGTATCTGACATTCAAAGAGTATCAGGAATTGGTGCTGCTACTTTTCAAAGGATGAGACCCTACATAACAGTAGGTGGGGTATCTGATAGGTTTGCTAATCTCTATACAAATCCCGGCTATTGGCTTTCAGGGAATCAGTTCGAATATATTTCCAGATATCAACAAAATATTCAGGATCAAGAAGGCTTTTTGAGAGAAGATTCGCTAGGTGGGTACACAGGAAATGCGGTTAAATATTACCAAAGACTTCGGATGAGGAGCGATCATCTTTCCTTAAATCTAACACAAGAAAAAGATGCAGGTGAGACTCTTTCAGGTCCAACCGATTTCGACTTTAATTCCTGGCATATCGAGTTGAGGGAAAATGGAAACTTAAAAAACCTGGTAGTTGGAGATTATAGCCTCAGCTTTGGTCAGGGGTTGGTGCTTTGGACAGGAGGTGCTTTTGGAAAAGGAAGAGAAGTAACCGGAACTGTTAACAAAAATGAGAGAGGGTTAAGAGCTTATGGCTCAGCCCAGGAAACGGATTTTTTTAGAGGTATTGCCGCGACATATGGGAACAGGCTGCAGGTTACAGGTTTTTATTCTAGCCGTCCCAGAACGGCTTCAGTAATAAATGGAGATACAACCAATTTTCCATCTTCAAGTGGATTTCATCGAACCCTTTCTGAGATCGAAAGAAGAAATAATATAGATCAGGAGACTTTTGGAGGAAGGGTTACGTTTGATTCTCCTCTTGGGTATTTAGGTGTCACGGGCTATCAGACTACATTTAACTCTTACATTGAAGCAGGAAGTTCGTTAAGTGATTTATTCGATTTTGAAGGTAAATCTAATTCCGTATTCGGAGTTGACTACCGGGGACTAGTTGGGAATTCCTTTTTATTTGCAGAGGCTGCCAGAAGCGAAAATGGGGGCTTGGGCTTAGTATCAGGATTAGAAGCTCCAATTGGTCTTAATACCGATATCGCCATCTTATATCGAAATTATCAAAAGGACTTCCAATCCTTTTTAGGGGATGGATTTGGGGAATCTTCAGGAGATCCGAATAACGAAAATGGAATTTATCTTGGGATTGCACACGGCCTATCCAATCGTTTTACAATAAGTGGGTATATAGATCAATATAGCTTTAATGCTCCGAGATCTGGGAATACGCAACCTACACAGGGATATGATGTGCTAGGGTTAATAGAAGGGAGTTTATCTCGAAATCTAAATGTCTATGTACTCATAAGAAATGAGGTCAAGGACGACGAGTTCTTGATGACTGATCAGGAAGGAAGGGAAGTGATAACCCTTGGAAATGAAAAAAGGGCGAGTATTAGAATTCAAACGGAATACCAAATAAACCGACAGGTAAGACTTAGGACGAGAGGGGAGTTTGTTAGATTTCAAGGAGCGGGAGAAGATTGGGAGTCCGGGATTCTTATTTATCAGGATTTAAGAATACTTCCTTCCAGAAAGCTGCAAATTGATGCCAGAATCACTCTTTTTGATACAGATAGTTTTGATACAAGGCTCTACCAGTTTGAAAATGATCTTCTTTATGTGCTGTCAAATACAGCATTAAGCGACAGAGGGCAGCGTATGTATATGGTATTAAAATATGAAGCTACAGAATGGATCGATATTTGGGCCAAATACTCCATCACAATTATTGAAGATGCACAAACACTGAGTAGCGGGCTTGGAGAGATTCAGGGTAACAAGCGTTCATTCATAGGACTACAAGCGAGGATACAAATCCGTTAA
- a CDS encoding SLC13 family permease codes for MTIEGWSVVGVIIGCLVLLITTHLSVDMILLAGLAILLVSGIIAPEAALSGFSNEGMLTVAALYVVAAGLKETGAIQYITQKVMGNANTVRSSQARIMFPVMVMSAFLNNTPIVASFIPALEHWSKRTRIPVSKILIPLSYAAILGGTCTLIGTSTNLILNGLLIEETSTRSLGLFEPALIGIPCAIAGFVYLLIFGDKLLPSRGEAFETFKDPREYTIEMVVSKGSSLVGQTIQEAGLRQLPGLFLVEIIREGEIIAAVGPGQKLKQKDRLVFAGIVDSIVDLQNIQGLVPATDQVFKLDASKNDRVLVEAVVSTSNPIKGRTIKEGKFRDRYNAVVLAVSRSGERLKEKVGDITLKTGDTLLLEAKRSFQRRYRNANDFYLISPIESAVRTNFEKSGVAILILTVMVVLAGLNIMSMLQAAFIAGGLMIVTKCIRYSVSIEAIDWRVLIAIGASLGIGSALSSTGVASNLAEGMLSLAKENPAIALIITYFITWILTELITNNAAAVLVFPIALSIAQSLQVDFIPFALVIIMGASASFSTPVGYQTNLMVYGPGNYRYTDYIKIGLPLNLIVAVITISLVSKFWSF; via the coding sequence ATGACAATTGAAGGGTGGTCGGTAGTAGGAGTAATAATTGGTTGTTTAGTCCTACTCATAACTACACATCTTTCCGTGGACATGATATTACTAGCAGGATTAGCTATTCTGCTAGTGTCAGGTATAATTGCTCCCGAGGCCGCTCTTTCTGGTTTCTCAAATGAAGGAATGCTTACTGTTGCAGCATTATATGTTGTTGCGGCTGGATTAAAAGAGACTGGCGCTATTCAATACATTACACAGAAAGTAATGGGCAATGCGAATACAGTTCGTTCTTCTCAAGCACGAATTATGTTCCCTGTAATGGTGATGAGTGCTTTTCTAAATAATACACCCATTGTTGCTTCATTTATCCCTGCTCTTGAACATTGGAGCAAAAGAACAAGGATACCCGTTTCCAAAATCCTGATTCCGTTGAGTTATGCTGCCATTCTGGGAGGTACCTGTACGTTAATTGGTACCAGCACGAATCTAATTCTGAATGGTTTGTTGATTGAGGAAACAAGCACCCGTTCCCTTGGTCTATTTGAGCCAGCACTTATCGGAATTCCTTGTGCTATCGCTGGGTTTGTATACCTCCTGATTTTTGGAGACAAGTTGCTTCCTTCGAGAGGAGAAGCATTCGAAACGTTCAAAGACCCAAGGGAATACACAATAGAAATGGTGGTGTCTAAAGGAAGCTCGCTTGTTGGTCAAACAATTCAGGAAGCAGGGTTGAGACAACTTCCCGGTTTATTTCTGGTGGAAATAATAAGAGAGGGGGAGATCATTGCAGCAGTTGGGCCTGGCCAGAAATTGAAGCAAAAGGACCGGTTGGTTTTTGCGGGTATTGTAGATTCGATAGTTGATCTCCAAAATATACAGGGATTAGTACCAGCAACGGATCAGGTGTTCAAACTGGATGCTTCCAAAAACGATCGGGTTCTGGTTGAGGCGGTAGTGTCGACATCTAATCCAATAAAGGGAAGGACAATAAAAGAAGGTAAGTTTCGGGATAGATATAATGCTGTGGTTCTGGCAGTTTCGAGAAGTGGGGAAAGGCTAAAAGAAAAAGTCGGCGATATTACTTTAAAAACAGGAGATACCTTACTTCTTGAGGCAAAAAGATCATTCCAAAGAAGGTACAGGAACGCAAATGATTTTTATTTGATAAGCCCGATCGAAAGCGCTGTTAGAACAAATTTTGAGAAGTCAGGAGTAGCTATACTAATTCTGACAGTTATGGTTGTTCTTGCAGGATTAAATATCATGAGTATGCTCCAAGCTGCTTTTATAGCTGGTGGGCTTATGATTGTTACCAAGTGTATCCGTTACTCGGTTAGTATAGAGGCTATTGATTGGAGGGTATTGATAGCTATTGGAGCTTCTCTGGGAATAGGGAGTGCTCTATCTTCAACTGGTGTAGCATCAAACTTAGCTGAGGGAATGTTATCTCTCGCAAAAGAAAATCCAGCTATCGCCCTCATCATCACTTATTTCATAACATGGATACTTACTGAGCTCATTACTAATAATGCAGCAGCAGTCTTAGTTTTTCCAATTGCTCTTTCAATAGCACAATCACTTCAAGTAGATTTTATCCCCTTTGCTTTGGTAATAATTATGGGAGCATCTGCAAGTTTTTCTACACCTGTTGGTTACCAAACTAATCTCATGGTTTATGGTCCAGGAAACTATAGGTATACAGATTACATCAAAATAGGGCTTCCATTAAATTTGATCGTAGCGGTAATAACCATATCTTTAGTGTCTAAATTTTGGAGTTTTTGA
- a CDS encoding electron transfer flavoprotein subunit beta/FixA family protein translates to MKFFVCIKMVPDVGAPFQIKDGELIMDSDRMVLNAYDASAVEEALVLTEKHGGEVEVVCIGSAKASETIRKALAMGAHKGSHIVVEGDNNFDSGSYSSILAAFFKDKSYDVVSLGKQSQDTDSGLTGSMLAEALDLPYATNAVGLEIESDNLVVKRQGDTGQEMIGLPFPCAITCSNDMNEPRIPNLKGIMASKRKPIDTIELSSLGLSEGELKASSKVTSYEHKPARKAGRKFEGEADEIAREVAQLLDTEASVI, encoded by the coding sequence ATGAAATTTTTTGTATGTATTAAGATGGTGCCAGACGTTGGTGCTCCCTTCCAAATTAAAGATGGCGAACTGATAATGGATAGTGATCGCATGGTGCTCAATGCCTATGACGCATCCGCCGTTGAGGAAGCGCTGGTTCTAACTGAAAAACATGGTGGAGAAGTAGAGGTTGTATGTATTGGCTCAGCGAAAGCTTCAGAAACCATCAGAAAGGCACTGGCAATGGGTGCCCATAAAGGAAGTCATATTGTAGTTGAAGGCGATAATAATTTTGATTCCGGAAGCTATTCGAGCATCCTTGCTGCCTTCTTTAAAGATAAAAGCTACGATGTAGTATCTCTGGGTAAGCAATCACAGGACACAGACTCCGGATTAACAGGAAGCATGTTGGCAGAAGCATTGGATTTACCCTATGCAACCAATGCTGTGGGTCTTGAAATCGAAAGTGACAATTTAGTAGTGAAGCGCCAAGGAGATACCGGTCAGGAAATGATTGGCCTTCCCTTCCCTTGTGCCATTACTTGTTCAAATGATATGAACGAGCCACGGATTCCAAATCTAAAGGGCATTATGGCTTCTAAAAGAAAGCCGATTGACACTATTGAACTTTCTTCTCTTGGTTTGTCGGAAGGCGAGCTTAAAGCCTCATCAAAAGTTACTTCTTACGAACATAAACCAGCACGTAAAGCAGGAAGAAAATTCGAGGGAGAAGCAGATGAAATTGCTCGAGAAGTAGCTCAGCTCCTTGATACCGAAGCCAGTGTGATTTAA
- a CDS encoding electron transfer flavoprotein subunit alpha/FixB family protein — protein sequence MSSILTYVAISEGKVKRSSLEVLSRSKQIADANGLTCTAVIIDPSASSFASTIQQYGASEIFVVEDASFDKHRNAPLTSALTKVMETSSPSVVAFASTEGTKDILGALAANQKAGVVADVSSFDFDGNKVSAKRPVMAAKMMANVEVEGSPILVSVRSGSYDLIEASSEATVSNISVSVDINTLRATLREIVSATGDTIDLNEAEAIVAAGRGVKDEEAKALISELADVLHAGIGASRALTEAGIYDPSLQIGQTGKVVSPQLYIAVGISGAIQHVAGMANSKVIVAINKDPDAPIFEVADYGIVGDLYKVLPPFIEELKNIKHN from the coding sequence ATGAGTTCAATTTTAACCTATGTCGCCATCTCTGAAGGCAAAGTAAAACGCTCATCCTTAGAAGTACTCTCAAGAAGTAAACAAATAGCAGATGCAAATGGATTGACCTGTACCGCAGTAATTATCGATCCTTCCGCTTCTTCTTTCGCAAGTACCATTCAGCAATATGGTGCTTCAGAAATTTTTGTAGTTGAAGATGCTTCATTCGACAAGCACAGAAACGCTCCATTGACATCAGCATTAACAAAGGTGATGGAAACAAGTTCTCCAAGTGTTGTTGCCTTCGCCTCTACAGAAGGCACTAAAGACATTCTCGGTGCTCTTGCAGCAAATCAAAAAGCAGGAGTAGTTGCTGATGTTTCTTCCTTTGATTTTGATGGAAACAAAGTATCGGCAAAGCGCCCGGTAATGGCTGCTAAAATGATGGCCAATGTAGAAGTGGAAGGAAGTCCTATCCTTGTTTCAGTTAGATCAGGCTCCTATGATTTAATTGAAGCTTCAAGCGAGGCTACCGTCTCTAATATTTCTGTATCAGTGGATATAAATACACTTAGAGCTACGCTGCGTGAAATAGTATCTGCTACGGGTGATACTATCGACCTAAACGAAGCTGAAGCCATTGTTGCAGCAGGAAGAGGAGTAAAAGACGAAGAAGCCAAAGCATTAATAAGTGAACTTGCTGATGTGCTTCATGCAGGAATTGGCGCTTCCAGAGCTCTTACTGAAGCTGGCATTTATGACCCAAGTCTTCAAATTGGGCAAACAGGTAAAGTAGTATCTCCACAGCTATACATTGCAGTAGGAATTTCGGGTGCCATTCAGCACGTGGCAGGGATGGCTAATAGCAAGGTGATTGTAGCTATCAACAAAGATCCTGATGCCCCTATTTTCGAAGTAGCAGATTATGGCATTGTGGGAGATTTATACAAGGTTCTCCCTCCTTTCATCGAAGAGTTGAAAAACATAAAGCATAACTAG
- a CDS encoding DUF4835 family protein: MIYLEGIKKVFNARIHGLIILLFIPITSLSQEFDCRVNVDDTNLEGTSFEYVKESLQTDLENYINEFRWTEVEFQEQERISCQLSIVLVDGDQDFNFVAETVISARRPVYNTTSETTSIIIGDQSWQFSYPQGKSLIHEELQFESLTGFIDYYMYLILGYDFDSFSPLGGTDYFELAQNIVDLAQNENTIGWNRNSNNQRNRFVLIADLLNNNYHPLRNAYYTYHRLGLDTFTQNQEEARRQVLASLTEIRDAKRRSTSNFLYDLFFDSKSKEIASIFRDADSRVQLQAYTILQETDQGHLSEYNELQN; this comes from the coding sequence ATGATATATCTAGAAGGAATAAAAAAAGTGTTTAATGCAAGAATTCATGGTTTAATAATATTGCTGTTCATTCCTATCACCTCGTTATCGCAAGAATTCGACTGCCGGGTAAATGTAGATGACACAAATCTAGAGGGAACATCCTTTGAATATGTTAAAGAATCTCTACAGACAGATCTGGAAAATTATATTAATGAATTTCGATGGACTGAAGTTGAATTCCAGGAACAGGAACGTATTTCATGCCAGCTGTCTATTGTACTTGTAGATGGAGACCAGGATTTCAATTTTGTTGCAGAAACAGTGATTTCCGCAAGAAGACCTGTTTATAATACTACTTCTGAGACTACTTCTATTATTATTGGAGACCAGTCCTGGCAGTTTTCCTACCCTCAAGGAAAAAGCCTAATCCATGAAGAATTGCAATTTGAATCCCTCACAGGATTTATTGACTACTACATGTATTTAATTCTTGGATATGATTTTGACAGTTTTTCTCCTTTAGGAGGAACAGATTATTTTGAACTGGCGCAAAATATAGTAGATCTGGCTCAGAATGAGAATACGATCGGCTGGAATAGAAATAGTAATAATCAAAGGAACCGATTTGTGCTTATTGCTGATCTTCTGAATAATAATTACCACCCACTTAGAAACGCTTACTACACCTACCATCGATTAGGATTAGACACATTTACACAAAACCAGGAGGAAGCAAGGAGACAAGTCTTAGCCAGCCTTACTGAGATTCGTGATGCAAAGAGGCGTTCCACAAGTAATTTTTTATATGACCTCTTCTTTGATTCAAAATCAAAAGAAATCGCCTCCATCTTCAGAGATGCAGACAGTCGTGTACAACTACAAGCTTATACTATTCTACAGGAAACTGATCAAGGTCATTTAAGCGAGTACAACGAGTTACAGAACTAA